The DNA window tggtgtaacgtgtatccccttttgttccggtcatggaatagatgaaataaatcaaaaaatggatttttgttcaagaatgaaatcttattggaactgtccatatccggttcatccttcggaaccatatcacatcccggatctgatgaaataggatgaattgagacggtattttgtaaatacataattatcttgaatatatcaaccatttctttattttccaatcgcctggaagggacaaaagaaacatcttgttttttcttcaaaaatttctgatctctagtggacctctcaataggattcgaacccagatgaagttctgaccatctgtcagagaaaaaagaacgaattgatcttgtaggattcccaagaaattcttcgatttcttccggaagcagatgattattcatctgcttctcacgttccgtgaatagccgggacattgaggaagatccaaaaaggcatttcgggaatcgatctgattctatctctgttcgttccgtttgaagaaaggaaggatcccaaagaatcgatctttcttttagttgctgaatgtctgtttgatcgatcaatgtgggatattctgaatcctcatttctaatggaatcgaaatgatctatggattgatcagaagatcctttcaattggctagaatcccttacttgaacgaaaatagatcttgtggaatcatattgaatatttgacaatacattccgtaccttgctaaaaaaccgatccttgtttaccaaccacacattgtctaaccaaatcaaattctctctcgatacgttcctcaaaaaatccgattcgtgctgattcttcccccaactaacgaagagatcttggcggaattgccacatatgaaattgaacacaattttgcaaagaaataccccacttgtttctcgagaagagatgggaaacatgctcaatatcatttgattgaatagttgcctcagctccttgttgtttgaagaaaccctccccttcaattggtcttttttcacgaaaagcagacatgagataacaaatcaagtctttccctaagatttcgaatagctgtcccaaattcaagttgattatgtttcgcttcttcctcggagaaagacgatcaaacaattcccaatcatggtccttgcggatcggatcatccgtataggataaaaaaagaaactccagatattcgctatctttctctttgaatgagatcttaattccagctacggtttcattaattccagctacggtttcattagatatcttacaactagaatccctcttttttccgatccggttcctccaccaccgcgaactccggttagattcaggcatgatacactttttatttattgggagaacccaagtactctcttgcggatccatgaaacaactctcagaaatctttttcccttttggaagatacaggaacgaaacaatcaacctattgatattggaagaccgaaaagattcttccaatgtctcatttctgggtccaatggaattcacatttctgggtccaatggaattcataggtataggaagaagctccatcaaatagagattttttctttcgaccatctttcgattgttaatacgagatataaggaccgctactacaagcagtactacacctttgattacacctttgatcatgaaatatcgattgcttgttgaaccctgcgaatcacgtgaaagtagggtactccaaattcgggggtcaaaaagtttcataaagcgttcttgatggaaaaaaatgtatttgatccacgaatctaagaaatagtgagaattcttgatctctctcaacttgatctctctcaatatctctctcaattcgacgatccagaatttgaattgatgtcgtctcataaatccctcctaaagattttatttcaattggaatttggttatttatacgatatacttatttacgatatacttatttatacatttacgatatacttatttatacgatatacttatttacgatatacttatttatacatttacgatatacttatttatacgatatacttatttacgatatacttatttatacatttacgatatacttatttatacgatatacttatttacgatatacttatttatacatttacgatatacttatttatacgatatacttatttacgatatacttatttatacgatatacttatttacgatattatttacgatatacgatgatctctgttaagcatccatggctgaatggttaaagcgcccaactcataattggcaaattcgtaggttcaattcctgctggatgcacaccaatgggaacgttcaataagtctattggattggctctgtatcaatggaatctcatcatccatacataacgaattggtatgttatattcataccataacatatgaacagtaagaactagaattcttatcgatactggaactcatagggaagaaaatggatttatggatggaatcaaatatgcagtatttacagaaaaaagtattcggttattggggaacaatcaatatacttctaatgtcgaatcaggatcaactaggacagaaataaagcattgggtcgaactcttctttggtgtcaaggtaatagctatgaatagtcatcgactcccgggaaagggtagaagaatgggacctattatgggacatacaatgcattacagacgtatgatcattacgcttcaaccgggttattctattccacctcttatagagaaaagaacttaaagcaaaatacttaataacacggcgatacatttatacaaaacttctaccccgagcacacgcaatggagccgtaaacagtcaagtgaaatccaatccacgaaataatttgatctatggacagcatcgttgtagtaaaggtcgtaatgccagaggaatcattaccgcacggcatagagggggaggtcataagcgtctataccgtaaaatcgattttcgacggaatgaaaaagacatatctggtagaatcgtaaccatagaatacgaccctaatcgaaatgcatacatttgtctcatacactatggggatggtgagaagagatatattttacatcccagaggggctataattggagataccattgtttctggtacagaagttcctatatcaatgggaaatgccctacctttgagtgcggtttgaactattgatttacgtaattggaagtaaccaattaggtttacgacgaaacctagaaatcgatcactgatccaatttgagtacctctacgggatagacctcaacagaaaactgttgagtaacggcagcaagtgattgagttcagtagttcctcatagaaaattattgactctagagatatggtaatatggagaagacaaaattgtttgaagcacgcacagaaccggaagcgccccttgtttcaaagagaggaggacgggttattcacatttaatttgatggtcagaggcgaattgaaagctaagcagtggtaattaagatccccccggggaaaaagagagatgtctcctacgttacccgtaatatgtggaagtatcgacgtaatttcatagagtcattcggtctgaatgctacatgaagaacataagccagatgacggaacggggagacctaggatgtagaagatcataacatgagtgattcagcagatttggattcctatatatccactcatgtggtacttcatcatacgatttatataagatccatctgtctagatatcatcatatacatctagaaagccgtatgctttggaagaagcttgtacagtttgggaaggggtttttattgataaaaaagaagaatctacttcaaccgatatgcccttaggcacggccatacataacatagaaatcacacttggaaagggtggacaattagctagagcagcaggtgctgtagcgaaactgattgcaaaagagggtaaatcggccacattaagattaccatctggggaggtccgtttgatatccaaaaactgcttagcaacagtcggacaagtgggtaatgttggggtgaaccaaaaaagtttgggtagagccggatctaagtgttggctaggtaagcgtcctgtagtaagaggagtagttatgaaccctgtagaccatccccatgggggcggtgaggggagagccccaatcggtagaaaaaaacccacaaccccttggggttatcctgcgcttggaagaagaagtaggaaaaggaaaaaatatagtgatagttttattcttcgtcgccgtaaataggaatatttaaaatagaattttttgaatttgaaaaaatgtgatgggcgaacgacgggaattgaacccgcgcatggtggattcacaatccactgccttgatccacttggctacatccgcccccttttctagctaaaggattttatcttttttccattcatcattattgtatttattcttacctccatacttaacttagatcgagatattggacatagaatgccaatctttaaaataaaaaatgtaaaaaaaaggagtaatacactgtgacatgacacgttcgctaaaaaaaaacccttttgtagctaaccatttatcggaaaaaatggaaaaactcaacatgagggaggagaaagaaataatagtaacttggtctcgggcatctaccattatacccacaatgattggccatacaatcgctattcataatggaaaggaacatttacctatttatataacagatcgtatggtaggtcacaaattgggagaattcgcgcctacttttacttttgcgagacatgcaagaaacgataataaatctcgtcgttaagttaattgaaagttcattttaatattaaaataaaaatttaagataaaaaaaatggaaattgaaataaaagccaaattcttttttttgtgaaaaaaaaactgaaagtaaaacaagtgtttatcattcaggtcttatctcttatcttgatttacttatcttatcTTATACTTAACTCTTAAATTTATGTTATCTTTTTAGTTTATATGTATGCTGTGCGCAAAAAAACAATATTGTATCCAACAAAGCAGCAATACCCCATATCTTGCTAAAGCAAGATATGGGGTATTGCTACTTTGTTTCAACGATTCGTATACACTAAGACAAAAATCTTATCCATTTGTAGATGAAACTTCGACAGCAGCTAGGTCTAGAGGGAAGTTGTGAGCATTACGTTCATGCATTACTTCCATACCAAGGTTAGCACGGTTGATGATATCAGCCCAAGTGTTAATGACACGACCCTGACTGTCAACTACGGATTGGTTGAAATTGAAACCATTTAGGTTGAAAGCCATGGTGCTAATACCTAAAGAAGTGAACCAGATACCAATTACAGGCCAAGCAGCCAAGAAGAAATGTAAAGAACGAGAGTTGTTGAAACTAGCATATTGGAAGATCAATCGGCCAAAATAACCATGAGCAGCTACGATATTATAAGTCTCTTCCTCTTGACCGAATCTGTAACCTGCGTTAGCAGATTCGTTTTCAGTGGTTTCCCTGATCAAACTAGAGGTTACCAAGGAACCATGCATAGCACTGAATAGGGAGCCGCCGAATACACCAGCTACACCTAACATGTGAAATGGATGCATAAGGATGTTGTGTTCtgcctggaatacaatcatgaagttgaAAGTACCAGATATTCCTAAAGGCATACCATCAGAGAAACTTCCTTGACCAATAGGGTAGATCAAGAAAACAGCAGTAGCAGCTGCAACAGGAGCTGAATATGCAACAGCAATCCAAGGACGCATACCCAGACGGAAACTAAGTTCCCACTCACGACCCATGTAACAAGCTACACCAAGTAAGAAGTGTAGAACAATTAGCTCATAAGGACCACCATTGTATAACCACTCATCAACAGATGCTGCTTCCCAGATTGGGTAAAAATGTAAACCTATAGCTGCAGAAGTAGGAATAATAGCACCAGAGATAATATTATTTCcataaagtagagaaccagaaacaggttcacgaataccatcaatatctactggaggagcagcaatgaaggcgataataaatacagaagttgcggtcaataaggtagggatcatcaaaacaccgaaccaCCCAATATAAAGACGGTTTTCAGTGCTGGTTATCCAGTTGCAGAAACGACCCCATAGGCTTGTACTTTCGCGTCTCTCTAAAATTGCAGTCATGGTAAGATCTTGGTTTATTCAATTTTTAAGGACTCCCAAGCACACGTATTAACTATAACTAGAAATGAGATAGATAATAGAAGACTTGTTATTTAAcagtatagcatgacttatatgtcaatgtcaaccaatctcaacagaacagacagatatctatcttatctatctacgactaaatacaccaaatatctacgactaaatacatcaaaatttgtaaatgaaatgaattaaatttgtaaatgaagtgaattaaaatagaaaagtagaaaagaaagatttatttttctattttccgtatgggttgcccgggactcgaacc is part of the Musa acuminata AAA Group cultivar baxijiao unplaced genomic scaffold, Cavendish_Baxijiao_AAA HiC_scaffold_520, whole genome shotgun sequence genome and encodes:
- the LOC135661142 gene encoding photosystem II protein D1, with translation MTAILERRESTSLWGRFCNWITSTENRLYIGWFGVLMIPTLLTATSVFIIAFIAAPPVDIDGIREPVSGSLLYGNNIISGAIIPTSAAIGLHFYPIWEAASVDEWLYNGGPYELIVLHFLLGVACYMGREWELSFRLGMRPWIAVAYSAPVAAATAVFLIYPIGQGSFSDGMPLGISGTFNFMIVFQAEHNILMHPFHMLGVAGVFGGSLFSAMHGSLVTSSLIRETTENESANAGYRFGQEEETYNIVAAHGYFGRLIFQYASFNNSRSLHFFLAAWPVIGIWFTSLGISTMAFNLNGFNFNQSVVDSQGRVINTWADIINRANLGMEVMHERNAHNFPLDLAAVEVSSTNG